From Streptomyces sp. TLI_105, the proteins below share one genomic window:
- the rplX gene encoding 50S ribosomal protein L24 gives MKIKKGDLVQVITGKDKGKQGKVITAFPRENRVLVEGVNRVKKHTKAGPSQAGGIVTTEAPVHVSNVQLVVEKDGKKVVTRVGYRFDDEGNKIRVAKRTGEDI, from the coding sequence ATGAAGATCAAGAAGGGCGACCTGGTCCAGGTCATCACCGGTAAGGACAAGGGCAAGCAGGGCAAGGTCATCACGGCCTTCCCGCGCGAGAACCGCGTCCTGGTCGAGGGTGTCAACCGGGTCAAGAAGCACACCAAGGCCGGCCCCTCGCAGGCCGGCGGCATCGTCACGACCGAGGCTCCGGTCCACGTCTCCAACGTCCAGCTGGTCGTGGAGAAGGACGGCAAGAAGGTCGTCACGCGTGTCGGTTACCGCTTCGACGACGAGGGCAACAAGATCCGCGTTGCCAAGCGGACGGGTGAGGACATCTGA
- the rplN gene encoding 50S ribosomal protein L14 — MIQQESRLRVADNTGAKEILCIRVLGGSGRRYAGIGDVIVATVKDAIPGGNVKKGDVVKAVIVRTVKERRRQDGSYIRFDENAAVILKNDGDPRGTRIFGPVGRELREKKFMKIISLAPEVL, encoded by the coding sequence GTGATCCAGCAGGAGTCGCGACTGCGTGTCGCCGACAACACTGGTGCCAAGGAGATCCTTTGCATCCGTGTTCTCGGTGGCTCGGGTCGCCGCTACGCGGGCATCGGTGACGTCATCGTCGCCACCGTCAAGGACGCGATCCCCGGTGGCAACGTGAAGAAGGGTGACGTCGTCAAGGCGGTCATCGTTCGCACCGTCAAGGAGCGCCGCCGCCAGGACGGCTCGTACATCCGCTTCGACGAGAACGCCGCTGTCATTCTCAAGAACGACGGCGACCCTCGTGGCACCCGTATCTTCGGCCCGGTCGGCCGTGAGCTGCGCGAGAAGAAGTTCATGAAGATCATCTCGCTCGCGCCGGAGGTGCTGTAA
- the rpsQ gene encoding 30S ribosomal protein S17 — MSESNVTEKTERNARKVREGLVVSDKMDKTVVVAVEDRVKHALYGKVIRRTNKLKAHDEQNAAGIGDRVLLMETRKLSATKHWRVVEILEKAK; from the coding sequence ATGAGCGAGAGCAACGTGACTGAGAAGACCGAGCGCAACGCTCGCAAGGTCCGCGAGGGCCTGGTCGTCAGCGACAAGATGGACAAGACCGTCGTCGTCGCTGTCGAGGACCGCGTCAAGCACGCGCTGTACGGCAAGGTCATCCGCCGTACGAACAAGCTCAAGGCTCACGACGAGCAGAACGCTGCCGGCATCGGCGACCGCGTCCTCCTGATGGAGACCCGGAAGCTGTCCGCCACGAAGCACTGGCGCGTCGTCGAGATCCTCGAGAAGGCCAAGTAA
- the rpmC gene encoding 50S ribosomal protein L29, whose protein sequence is MSAGTKASELRELGNEELLNKLREAKEELFNLRFQAATGQLENHGRLKSVRKDIARIYTLMRERELGIETVENA, encoded by the coding sequence ATGTCGGCCGGTACCAAGGCGTCCGAGCTGCGCGAGCTGGGCAACGAGGAGCTTCTCAACAAGCTCCGCGAGGCCAAGGAAGAGCTGTTCAACCTCCGCTTCCAGGCGGCGACGGGTCAGCTCGAGAACCACGGTCGGCTCAAGTCCGTCCGTAAGGACATCGCCCGGATCTACACCCTGATGCGTGAGCGTGAGCTGGGCATCGAGACGGTGGAGAACGCCTGA
- the rplP gene encoding 50S ribosomal protein L16: MLIPRRVKHRKQHHPKRSGASKGGTQVAFGEYGIQALTPAYVTNRQIEAARIAMTRHIKRGGKVWINIYPDRPLTKKPAETRMGSGKGSPEWWIANVKPGRVMFELSYPNEKIAREALTRAAHKLPMKCKIVKREAGEL; the protein is encoded by the coding sequence ATGCTGATCCCCCGTAGGGTCAAGCACCGCAAGCAGCACCACCCGAAGCGCTCCGGCGCCAGCAAGGGTGGTACGCAGGTTGCGTTCGGCGAGTACGGCATTCAGGCCCTCACGCCGGCGTACGTGACCAACCGCCAGATCGAGGCGGCCCGTATCGCGATGACCCGCCACATCAAGCGTGGCGGCAAGGTCTGGATCAACATCTACCCGGACCGTCCGCTGACGAAGAAGCCTGCCGAGACCCGCATGGGTTCCGGTAAGGGTTCTCCGGAGTGGTGGATCGCGAACGTCAAGCCGGGTCGGGTGATGTTCGAACTGTCCTACCCGAACGAGAAGATCGCGCGCGAGGCCCTGACCCGTGCGGCCCACAAGCTGCCGATGAAGTGCAAGATCGTGAAGCGCGAAGCAGGTGAGCTGTGA
- the rpsC gene encoding 30S ribosomal protein S3, which translates to MGQKVNPHGFRLGITTDFKSRWYADKLYKDYVKEDVAIRRMMTSGMERAGISKVEIERTRDRVRVDIHTARPGIVIGRRGAEADRIRGDLEKLTGKQVQLNILEVKNPEMDAQLVAQAVAEQLSSRVSFRRAMRKSMQGTMKAGAKGIKIQCGGRLGGAEMSRSEFYREGRVPLHTLRANVDYGFFEAKTTFGRIGVKVWIYKGDVKNIAEVRAENAAARAGNRPARGAGAGDRPAGRGGRGGERGGRGRKPQQQSAPAAEAPKAEAPAAAAAPAESTGTEA; encoded by the coding sequence ATGGGCCAGAAGGTTAACCCGCATGGGTTCCGGCTCGGCATCACCACGGACTTCAAGTCCCGCTGGTACGCCGACAAGCTGTACAAGGACTACGTCAAGGAAGACGTCGCCATCCGTCGGATGATGACGTCCGGCATGGAGCGCGCCGGCATCTCGAAGGTTGAGATCGAGCGCACCCGTGACCGCGTGCGGGTGGACATCCACACCGCGCGTCCCGGCATCGTCATCGGCCGCCGTGGCGCCGAGGCCGACCGCATCCGCGGCGACCTCGAGAAGCTCACGGGCAAGCAGGTCCAGCTGAACATCCTCGAGGTCAAGAACCCCGAGATGGACGCCCAGCTGGTCGCCCAGGCCGTTGCCGAGCAGCTCTCCTCCCGCGTCTCCTTCCGTCGTGCCATGCGCAAGAGCATGCAGGGCACGATGAAGGCCGGCGCCAAGGGCATCAAGATCCAGTGCGGCGGTCGTCTCGGCGGCGCCGAGATGTCCCGCTCGGAGTTCTACCGCGAGGGCCGTGTGCCCCTGCACACGCTCCGCGCGAACGTCGACTACGGCTTCTTCGAGGCCAAGACGACCTTCGGCCGCATCGGCGTGAAGGTCTGGATCTACAAGGGCGACGTCAAGAACATCGCCGAGGTCCGCGCCGAGAACGCCGCTGCCCGTGCGGGTAACCGCCCGGCCCGTGGCGCCGGCGCTGGCGACCGCCCGGCCGGCCGTGGTGGCCGCGGTGGCGAGCGTGGCGGCCGCGGCCGCAAGCCGCAGCAGCAGTCCGCGCCGGCTGCCGAGGCCCCCAAGGCCGAGGCTCCCGCCGCCGCTGCCGCTCCGGCTGAGAGCACCGGAACGGAGGCCTGA
- the rplV gene encoding 50S ribosomal protein L22 — protein sequence MEARAQARYIRVTPMKARRVVDLIRGMDATEAQAVLRFAPQAASVPVGKVLDSAIANAAHNYDHTDASTLVISEAYVDEGPTLKRFRPRAQGRAYRIRKRTSHITVVVSSKEGTR from the coding sequence ATGGAAGCCAGGGCCCAGGCGCGGTACATCCGCGTCACGCCCATGAAGGCCCGCCGCGTGGTGGACCTTATCCGTGGCATGGACGCCACGGAGGCTCAGGCGGTCCTGCGTTTCGCCCCGCAGGCCGCGAGCGTGCCGGTTGGCAAGGTGCTGGACAGCGCCATCGCCAACGCTGCACACAACTACGACCACACCGACGCCTCCACGCTGGTCATCAGCGAGGCGTACGTGGATGAGGGCCCGACCCTGAAGCGGTTCCGTCCGCGTGCTCAGGGCCGTGCCTACCGGATCCGTAAGCGGACCAGCCACATCACCGTGGTCGTCAGCAGCAAGGAAGGAACCCGGTAA
- the rpsS gene encoding 30S ribosomal protein S19 has translation MPRSLKKGPFVDGHLVKKVDAQNEAGTKNVIKTWSRRSMIIPAMLGHTIAVHNGKTHIPVFVTESMVGHKLGEFSPTRTFRGHVKDDRKSKRR, from the coding sequence ATGCCGCGCAGTCTCAAGAAGGGACCCTTCGTCGACGGCCACCTCGTCAAGAAGGTGGACGCCCAGAACGAAGCCGGTACCAAGAACGTCATCAAGACCTGGTCCCGTCGCTCGATGATCATCCCGGCCATGCTCGGCCACACGATCGCGGTGCACAACGGCAAGACCCACATTCCGGTGTTTGTCACCGAGTCGATGGTCGGCCACAAGCTCGGCGAGTTCTCGCCGACGCGCACCTTCCGGGGTCACGTGAAGGACGACCGGAAGTCGAAGCGCCGCTAA
- the rplB gene encoding 50S ribosomal protein L2, translating to MGIRKYKPTTPGRRGSSVADFVEITRSTPEKSLVRPLHSKGGRNNTGRVTVRHQGGGHKRAYRVIDFRRHDKDGVPAKVAHIEYDPNRTARIALLHYVDGEKRYIIAPKGLTQGDRVENGPGADIKPGNNLALRNIPVGTTIHAIELRPGGGAKFARSAGASVQLLAKEGTMAHLRMPSGEIRLVDARCRATIGEVGNAEQSNINWGKAGRKRWLGVRPTVRGVAMNPVDHPHGGGEGKTSGGRHPVSPWGQKEGRTRSPKKASNKYIVRRRKTNKKR from the coding sequence ATGGGAATCCGCAAGTACAAGCCGACTACGCCGGGCCGCCGTGGCTCCTCCGTAGCCGACTTCGTCGAGATCACGCGGTCCACGCCGGAGAAGTCGCTGGTCCGCCCCCTGCACAGCAAGGGCGGCCGTAACAACACCGGTCGTGTGACCGTCCGTCACCAGGGCGGTGGCCACAAGCGCGCCTACCGCGTGATCGACTTCCGTCGTCACGACAAGGACGGCGTGCCGGCCAAGGTCGCTCACATCGAGTACGACCCCAACCGCACCGCGCGCATCGCGCTGCTCCACTACGTGGACGGCGAGAAGCGCTACATCATCGCCCCCAAGGGTCTGACGCAGGGTGACCGCGTCGAGAACGGCCCCGGCGCTGACATCAAGCCCGGCAACAACCTGGCGCTCCGCAACATCCCGGTCGGTACCACGATCCACGCGATCGAGCTCCGTCCCGGTGGCGGCGCCAAGTTCGCGCGCTCCGCTGGTGCCTCCGTGCAGCTGCTGGCGAAGGAGGGCACGATGGCCCACCTCCGCATGCCGTCCGGTGAGATCCGTCTCGTCGACGCCCGCTGCCGCGCCACCATCGGCGAGGTCGGCAACGCCGAGCAGTCGAACATCAACTGGGGCAAGGCCGGCCGCAAGCGCTGGCTTGGCGTTCGCCCGACCGTCCGCGGTGTGGCGATGAACCCGGTCGACCACCCGCACGGTGGTGGTGAGGGCAAGACCTCCGGTGGTCGCCACCCGGTCTCCCCGTGGGGTCAGAAGGAGGGTCGTACTCGTTCGCCGAAGAAGGCTTCGAACAAGTACATCGTCCGCCGCCGCAAGACGAACAAGAAGCGCTAG
- the rplW gene encoding 50S ribosomal protein L23 — protein sequence MTEAVVTSKTFSDPRDILVKPVVSEKSYALLDENKYTFIVAPGSNKTQIKQAVEAVFSVKVTGVNTINRQGKRKRTKAGFGKRKDTKRAIVTLAEGNRIDIFGGPTA from the coding sequence ATGACTGAGGCCGTCGTCACCAGCAAGACCTTCTCGGACCCGCGCGACATTCTCGTCAAGCCGGTCGTCTCGGAGAAGAGCTACGCCCTGCTGGACGAGAACAAGTACACGTTCATCGTCGCGCCTGGCTCCAACAAGACCCAGATCAAGCAGGCCGTCGAGGCGGTCTTCTCGGTCAAGGTCACCGGGGTCAACACGATCAACCGCCAGGGTAAGCGCAAGCGCACCAAGGCCGGTTTCGGCAAGCGCAAGGACACCAAGCGCGCCATCGTGACCCTTGCCGAGGGCAACCGTATCGACATCTTCGGCGGTCCGACCGCCTAA
- the rplD gene encoding 50S ribosomal protein L4 produces MSTIDILSPSGDKAGTVELPEEIFGAKVSVPLIHQVVVAQLAAARQGTHKTKTRGEVRGGGKKPYRQKGTGRARQGSTRAPQFAGGGVVHGPVPRDYSQRTPKKMKAAALRGALSDRANHSRIHVVTGVVEGDVSTKAAKTLFGKISERKNLLLIAERSDEAAWLSARNLPQVHILEPGQLNTYDVIVSDDVVFTQAALESFVSGPQTAETEGSDA; encoded by the coding sequence ATGAGCACCATTGACATCCTTTCGCCGTCTGGCGACAAGGCCGGGACCGTCGAGCTCCCCGAGGAGATCTTCGGCGCCAAGGTCAGCGTCCCGCTGATCCACCAGGTCGTCGTCGCGCAGCTGGCCGCGGCCCGTCAGGGCACGCACAAGACCAAGACCCGTGGCGAAGTCCGCGGTGGTGGCAAGAAGCCTTACCGCCAGAAGGGCACCGGCCGCGCCCGTCAGGGTTCGACCCGCGCCCCGCAGTTCGCCGGTGGTGGCGTCGTGCACGGTCCCGTGCCGCGTGACTACTCGCAGCGGACCCCGAAGAAGATGAAGGCCGCCGCCCTCCGCGGTGCCCTGTCGGACCGGGCGAACCACTCCCGCATCCACGTCGTCACCGGCGTGGTCGAGGGTGACGTCTCCACCAAGGCCGCCAAGACGCTGTTCGGCAAGATCTCGGAGCGCAAGAACCTGCTCCTGATCGCCGAGCGCTCCGACGAGGCCGCGTGGCTGTCCGCCCGCAACCTGCCCCAGGTGCACATCCTGGAGCCGGGCCAGCTCAACACGTACGACGTGATCGTCTCCGACGACGTGGTCTTCACCCAGGCCGCCCTCGAGTCCTTCGTGTCTGGCCCCCAGACCGCTGAGACCGAAGGGAGCGACGCCTGA
- the rplC gene encoding 50S ribosomal protein L3 produces MAKNIKGILGEKLGMTQVWDENNRVVPVTVVKAGPNVVTQVRTNDVDGYESVQIAFGEIDPRKVNKPLKGHFAKADVTPRRHLVELRTADASEYTLGQEITAEVFEAGVKVDVTGKSKGKGFAGAMKRHNFRGGKASHGAHRVHRKPGSIGGCATPGRVFKGMRMAGRMGNERVTTQNLTVHAVDAEKGLLLIKGAVPGPNGGLVLVRTAAKGV; encoded by the coding sequence ATGGCTAAGAACATCAAGGGCATCCTGGGCGAGAAGCTCGGCATGACGCAGGTCTGGGACGAGAACAACCGGGTCGTCCCGGTGACCGTCGTCAAGGCCGGCCCGAATGTCGTGACCCAGGTCCGTACGAACGACGTCGACGGCTACGAGTCGGTCCAGATCGCCTTCGGCGAGATCGACCCGCGCAAGGTGAACAAGCCCCTCAAGGGCCACTTCGCCAAGGCCGACGTCACCCCGCGCCGCCACCTGGTGGAGCTCCGCACCGCTGACGCCTCCGAGTACACGCTCGGCCAGGAGATCACCGCCGAGGTCTTCGAGGCCGGCGTGAAGGTCGACGTCACCGGCAAGAGCAAGGGCAAGGGCTTCGCCGGTGCGATGAAGCGCCACAACTTCCGTGGTGGCAAGGCCTCGCACGGTGCCCACCGCGTGCACCGCAAGCCCGGTTCGATCGGTGGCTGCGCCACCCCGGGCCGTGTCTTCAAGGGCATGCGCATGGCCGGTCGCATGGGCAACGAGCGTGTGACCACCCAGAACCTGACCGTCCACGCCGTTGACGCCGAGAAGGGTCTGCTGCTCATCAAGGGCGCCGTCCCCGGCCCCAACGGTGGCCTCGTCCTGGTCCGCACCGCGGCCAAGGGGGTTTGA
- the rpsJ gene encoding 30S ribosomal protein S10: MAGQKIRIRLKAYDHEVIDSSAKKIVETVTRTGASVAGPVPLPTEKNVYCVIKSPHKYKDSREHFEMRTHKRLIDILDPTPKTVDSLMRLDLPAGVDIEIKL, encoded by the coding sequence ATGGCGGGACAGAAGATCCGCATCCGGCTCAAGGCCTACGACCACGAGGTCATCGACTCCTCGGCGAAGAAGATCGTCGAGACGGTGACCCGCACTGGTGCGTCGGTCGCGGGCCCGGTGCCGCTGCCCACTGAGAAGAACGTGTACTGCGTCATCAAGTCGCCGCACAAGTACAAGGACTCGCGCGAGCACTTCGAGATGCGCACGCACAAGCGCCTCATCGACATCCTCGACCCCACGCCGAAGACGGTTGACTCGCTCATGCGCCTCGACCTGCCGGCGGGCGTCGACATCGAGATCAAGCTCTGA
- a CDS encoding RNA polymerase sigma factor: MTGTHEIEDLLRTHAPQVLGALVRRHGTFDLCEDAVQEALIAAARQWPEDGVPEHPRGWLLTVATRRFVDLVRAEAARRRREDAVALATPDSELLARAADDAPDTDRDDSLSLLFLCCHPDLSPPSRIALTLRAVGGLTTAQIAAAFLVPESTMAQRISRAKQTIRAGGWSLALPEGEDRTARLAEVRHVLYLVFNEGYTASGGDALTAPELSTEAIRLTRMLHRLVPDDAETAGLLALMLLTDARRPARTGPHGELVPLAEQDRGSWDAGLIAEGAELLGRTLPRGRVGPYQLQAAIAAVHDEAPSAEATDWPQILALYELLERTGPNPMVTLNRAVAVAMVHGPRAGLDLLDGLAADRLLARNHRLLATRAHLLELLGEKEGAAAAYREAARHTTSAPERRHLTERARRLG; this comes from the coding sequence GTGACCGGCACGCACGAGATCGAGGACCTGCTGCGCACCCACGCGCCGCAGGTCCTCGGCGCGCTCGTCCGCCGCCACGGCACCTTCGACCTCTGCGAGGACGCCGTCCAGGAGGCCCTGATCGCGGCCGCGCGGCAGTGGCCCGAGGACGGGGTGCCCGAGCACCCGCGCGGCTGGCTGCTGACCGTCGCCACCCGCAGGTTCGTCGACCTGGTGCGCGCCGAGGCCGCCCGCCGGCGCCGGGAGGACGCCGTCGCGCTCGCCACTCCGGACTCCGAGCTCCTCGCGCGCGCCGCCGACGACGCCCCGGACACCGACCGGGACGACTCCCTGTCCCTGCTCTTCCTCTGCTGCCACCCGGACCTGTCGCCGCCCAGCCGGATCGCGCTCACCCTGCGGGCCGTCGGAGGCCTCACCACCGCGCAGATCGCCGCCGCCTTCCTCGTGCCCGAGTCGACCATGGCGCAGCGGATCAGCCGGGCCAAGCAGACGATCAGGGCCGGCGGCTGGTCGCTCGCACTGCCCGAGGGCGAGGACCGCACCGCCCGTCTCGCCGAGGTGCGGCACGTGCTCTACCTGGTCTTCAACGAGGGCTACACGGCCAGCGGCGGCGACGCGCTCACCGCGCCCGAGCTGTCCACGGAGGCGATCCGGCTGACCCGGATGCTGCACCGGCTCGTCCCCGACGACGCCGAGACGGCGGGCCTGCTCGCGCTGATGCTGCTCACCGACGCCCGCCGCCCGGCCCGCACGGGCCCGCACGGGGAACTCGTACCGCTCGCGGAGCAGGACCGGGGGAGCTGGGACGCCGGGCTGATCGCCGAGGGCGCGGAGCTGCTCGGCCGCACCCTGCCGCGGGGCCGGGTCGGCCCGTACCAGCTCCAGGCGGCGATCGCGGCCGTGCACGACGAGGCCCCGTCCGCGGAGGCCACGGACTGGCCGCAGATCCTCGCCCTGTACGAGCTCCTGGAGCGCACCGGGCCGAACCCGATGGTCACCCTCAACCGCGCGGTCGCCGTCGCCATGGTCCACGGCCCGCGGGCCGGCCTGGACCTCCTCGACGGCCTCGCGGCGGACCGGCTGCTCGCCCGGAACCACCGCCTCCTCGCGACCCGCGCGCATCTCCTCGAACTCCTCGGGGAGAAGGAGGGCGCGGCCGCCGCCTACCGCGAGGCGGCCCGGCACACCACGAGCGCGCCCGAGCGGCGGCATCTGACGGAGCGGGCCCGGCGCCTGGGATGA
- a CDS encoding YciI family protein, whose amino-acid sequence MKYVAMIYGNQAKWDSFPAEAWPEAIARQEAFNRRYRESGELIGAYGLADAAAAQLVRREGGAPAVTDGPYLETKEYLASFYLLDCDSLERAQEIAADMPFADVDPVELWPVLHESAADV is encoded by the coding sequence ATGAAGTACGTCGCGATGATCTACGGCAACCAGGCCAAGTGGGACTCCTTCCCGGCCGAGGCCTGGCCCGAGGCGATCGCCCGGCAGGAGGCCTTCAACCGCAGGTACCGGGAGAGCGGCGAGCTGATCGGCGCGTACGGCCTCGCCGACGCGGCCGCCGCCCAGCTCGTCCGACGCGAGGGCGGGGCCCCCGCGGTCACCGACGGCCCGTACCTGGAGACCAAGGAGTACCTCGCCAGCTTCTACCTGCTGGACTGCGACAGCCTGGAGCGGGCCCAGGAGATCGCCGCCGACATGCCCTTCGCGGACGTCGACCCCGTCGAGCTGTGGCCGGTCCTGCACGAGTCCGCGGCGGACGTGTGA
- a CDS encoding PIG-L family deacetylase → MHTPPRRRTVLAAALAVTAAAAGCSVPEPRRTAPTADPAPGRPIASAGARRPLLMQFSAHPDDDLYFMNPDTQRLLDAGVPLVSVYVTAGEHTGRNRIAGMPESPPDRAAYSSARHQGLRQSYAVALGLPAFTPWRREVLTLPGGRRAEADTLAHGSRRVELVFLNLPMHTSRRYMAVPSLWQDRALELRTHLSAGSPVTRADTYDYDQLVDVLVGLLRRHRPTVVHTLDPDPDIQHSDEATRQRDSEQPGYADHGDHTAVASFTWAALCRWVTDAVRDGEPIPAFTTTAFRGYYNRHWPKNLPPAVLAEKAARLVPYGGAPSWPCGNPSGCGDYGVGGDRPLTNRKGWVRSTHHRWPGAGPALAEEPDGRLTAYGVLGLRAVRWRESAPGVWGEPVDLGGGPLAPALGSAVLGDGRVLLLGVRFAALDGHGGANRREVVLLEQRSPGDAFLAWRGLGNPERSDDRGRRIGAPVALAAPDGRVHLFVRNADKGVSTRVRAADGSWSPWRPLPGDVEVQDGLAVSADAAGRVHVYAAGRDAVRHWVDGVLQRAALPLSGATVASADGELYHRAPASARLTGPGGDAGLDGYGGVVAARSAALGTVLLGTDGKGRVALRAGGRLRTRKETAVSTALHLGPRGATVVGLGADGHPWSWRP, encoded by the coding sequence TTGCACACTCCACCCCGTCGGCGGACGGTTCTCGCCGCCGCCCTCGCGGTCACCGCGGCCGCCGCCGGGTGTTCCGTACCGGAGCCGCGCCGGACCGCTCCGACGGCCGATCCCGCGCCGGGCAGGCCGATCGCCTCCGCCGGGGCCCGGCGGCCGCTGCTCATGCAGTTCTCCGCGCACCCGGACGACGACCTGTACTTCATGAACCCGGACACGCAGCGGCTGCTCGACGCGGGCGTCCCGCTCGTCTCCGTGTACGTGACGGCCGGCGAGCACACCGGCCGGAACCGGATCGCGGGGATGCCGGAGAGTCCCCCGGACCGGGCGGCCTACTCCTCCGCCCGCCACCAGGGCCTGCGCCAGTCGTACGCGGTGGCGCTCGGCCTCCCGGCGTTCACGCCGTGGCGCCGGGAGGTGCTGACGCTCCCCGGCGGCCGGCGGGCCGAGGCCGACACCCTCGCGCACGGCTCCCGCAGGGTCGAACTGGTCTTCCTCAACCTGCCGATGCACACCAGCCGCCGCTACATGGCCGTGCCCTCGCTCTGGCAGGACCGGGCCCTGGAGCTGCGCACCCACCTGTCGGCCGGCTCCCCCGTCACCCGTGCCGACACCTACGACTACGACCAGCTGGTCGACGTCCTGGTCGGCCTGCTCCGCCGCCACCGGCCCACGGTCGTGCACACCCTGGACCCGGACCCCGACATCCAGCACAGCGACGAGGCGACCCGGCAGCGGGACTCCGAGCAGCCGGGGTACGCCGACCACGGGGACCACACGGCGGTCGCCTCCTTCACCTGGGCCGCGCTGTGCCGCTGGGTCACGGACGCGGTCCGGGACGGCGAGCCGATCCCGGCCTTCACCACCACCGCCTTCCGCGGCTACTACAACCGCCACTGGCCCAAGAACCTCCCGCCCGCCGTCCTGGCGGAGAAGGCCGCCCGGCTCGTCCCGTACGGCGGCGCCCCGTCCTGGCCGTGCGGGAACCCCTCCGGCTGCGGCGACTACGGCGTCGGCGGCGACCGGCCGCTGACCAACCGCAAGGGCTGGGTGCGCTCCACGCACCACCGCTGGCCGGGCGCGGGCCCGGCCCTCGCCGAGGAACCGGACGGCCGGCTCACGGCGTACGGAGTGCTGGGGCTGCGTGCGGTCCGCTGGCGGGAGTCCGCGCCCGGCGTCTGGGGCGAGCCGGTCGACCTGGGCGGTGGCCCGCTCGCGCCCGCGCTCGGCTCCGCGGTGCTCGGCGACGGCCGGGTGCTGCTCCTCGGGGTGCGGTTCGCCGCGCTCGACGGCCACGGCGGGGCCAACCGGCGCGAGGTGGTGCTCCTGGAGCAGCGCTCCCCCGGCGACGCCTTCCTGGCCTGGCGGGGCCTGGGGAACCCGGAGCGCTCGGACGACCGGGGCCGCAGGATCGGCGCCCCGGTGGCGCTCGCGGCCCCCGACGGCCGGGTCCACCTCTTCGTACGGAACGCGGACAAGGGCGTCTCGACGCGGGTCCGGGCGGCGGACGGCTCCTGGTCCCCGTGGCGGCCGCTCCCGGGTGACGTGGAGGTCCAGGACGGTCTGGCCGTCTCGGCGGACGCGGCCGGCCGGGTGCATGTGTACGCGGCGGGCCGGGACGCCGTACGGCACTGGGTGGACGGAGTCCTCCAGCGGGCCGCGCTGCCGCTCTCCGGGGCCACGGTGGCGAGCGCGGACGGCGAGCTGTACCACCGGGCGCCGGCGTCCGCGCGGCTCACCGGCCCGGGCGGCGACGCCGGCCTCGACGGGTACGGGGGCGTGGTCGCCGCGCGGTCGGCGGCGCTCGGGACCGTGCTGCTCGGCACGGACGGGAAGGGGCGGGTGGCGCTCAGAGCCGGCGGCCGGCTTCGCACACGGAAGGAGACGGCCGTCTCGACCGCGCTCCACCTGGGCCCCCGCGGGGCGACCGTGGTGGGGCTGGGCGCGGACGGCCACCCGTGGAGCTGGCGGCCGTAG